In Ovis aries strain OAR_USU_Benz2616 breed Rambouillet chromosome 14, ARS-UI_Ramb_v3.0, whole genome shotgun sequence, a single genomic region encodes these proteins:
- the AURKC gene encoding aurora kinase C isoform X2: MSHRGTSRKAGGMQPAAAAGQSVPGAPAARRFTIDDFEIGRPLGKGKFGNVYLARLKKNHFIVALKVLFKSQIEKEGLEHQLRREVEIQAHLQHPNILRLYNYFHDARRVYLILEYAPKGELYKALQRSHTFDEQRTATIIEELADALIYCHEKKVIHRDIKPENLLLGLMGEVKIADFGWSVHTPSLRRRTTCGTLDYLPPEMIEGRTYDEKVDLWCIGVLCYELLVGNPPFESASTSETYRRILKVDLRFPPSMSSGARDLISKLLRFQPLERLPLVRVLEHPWIRAHSQRVLPPSVQRAF; encoded by the exons ATGAGCCATCGAGGAACTTCGAGGAAGGCGGGCGGGATGCAGCCCGCAG CTGCAGCAGGTCAATCGGTGCCCGGAGCCCCAGCCGC GCGGCGTTTCacaattgatgattttgaaatcGGGCGTCCTCTAGGCAAGGGAAAATTTGGGAATGTGTACCTGGCTCGCCTGAAGAAAAACCATTTCATCGTGGCCCTGAAAGTCCTGTTCAAGTCCCAGATAGAGAAGGAAGGCCTGGAACACCAGCTGCGCAGGGAAGTTGAAATCCAGGCTCATCTCCA ACACCCCAATATCCTGCGCCTGTACAACTACTTCCATGATGCGCGCCGGGTGTACCTGATTTTAGAATATGCCCCGAAGGGCGAGCTCTACAAGGCGCTGCAAAGGAGTCACACGTTTGATGAACAGCGTACAGCCACG ATAATAGAGGAGTTGGCAGACGCTCTGATCTACTGCCATGAAAAGAAGGTGATTCACAGGGACATTAAGCCAGAGAACCTGCTGCTGGGGCTCATGGGTGAAGTGAAGATCGCAGACTTCGGCTGGTCTGTGCACACCCCCTCTCTGAG GAGAAGGACCACGTGTGGGACGTTGGACTACTTGCCCCCAGAAATGATCGAGGGGAGAACATACGATGAGAAGGTGGATCTATGGTGCATTGGGGTGCTCTGCTACGAGTTGCTGGTAGGAAATCCACCCTTTGAGAGTGCCTCCACTAGTGAGACCTACAGACGCATCCTCAAG GTAGATTTAAGGTTTCCTCCATCAATGTCTTCAGGGGCTCGGGACCTGATCTCCAAGCTTCTCAGATTCCAACCCTTGGAGAGGCTGCCCTTGGTCCGGGTCTTGGAGCACCCATGGATCCGGGCCCACTCTCAGAGGGTGCTGCCCCCATCGGTTCAGAGGGCTTTCTGA
- the AURKC gene encoding aurora kinase C isoform X4 — translation MDQTQRPQLGPFCPWSPPDADNWPECPDRRRFTIDDFEIGRPLGKGKFGNVYLARLKKNHFIVALKVLFKSQIEKEGLEHQLRREVEIQAHLQHPNILRLYNYFHDARRVYLILEYAPKGELYKALQRSHTFDEQRTATIIEELADALIYCHEKKVIHRDIKPENLLLGLMGEVKIADFGWSVHTPSLRRRTTCGTLDYLPPEMIEGRTYDEKVDLWCIGVLCYELLVGNPPFESASTSETYRRILKVDLRFPPSMSSGARDLISKLLRFQPLERLPLVRVLEHPWIRAHSQRVLPPSVQRAF, via the exons GCGGCGTTTCacaattgatgattttgaaatcGGGCGTCCTCTAGGCAAGGGAAAATTTGGGAATGTGTACCTGGCTCGCCTGAAGAAAAACCATTTCATCGTGGCCCTGAAAGTCCTGTTCAAGTCCCAGATAGAGAAGGAAGGCCTGGAACACCAGCTGCGCAGGGAAGTTGAAATCCAGGCTCATCTCCA ACACCCCAATATCCTGCGCCTGTACAACTACTTCCATGATGCGCGCCGGGTGTACCTGATTTTAGAATATGCCCCGAAGGGCGAGCTCTACAAGGCGCTGCAAAGGAGTCACACGTTTGATGAACAGCGTACAGCCACG ATAATAGAGGAGTTGGCAGACGCTCTGATCTACTGCCATGAAAAGAAGGTGATTCACAGGGACATTAAGCCAGAGAACCTGCTGCTGGGGCTCATGGGTGAAGTGAAGATCGCAGACTTCGGCTGGTCTGTGCACACCCCCTCTCTGAG GAGAAGGACCACGTGTGGGACGTTGGACTACTTGCCCCCAGAAATGATCGAGGGGAGAACATACGATGAGAAGGTGGATCTATGGTGCATTGGGGTGCTCTGCTACGAGTTGCTGGTAGGAAATCCACCCTTTGAGAGTGCCTCCACTAGTGAGACCTACAGACGCATCCTCAAG GTAGATTTAAGGTTTCCTCCATCAATGTCTTCAGGGGCTCGGGACCTGATCTCCAAGCTTCTCAGATTCCAACCCTTGGAGAGGCTGCCCTTGGTCCGGGTCTTGGAGCACCCATGGATCCGGGCCCACTCTCAGAGGGTGCTGCCCCCATCGGTTCAGAGGGCTTTCTGA